In Ruminiclostridium papyrosolvens DSM 2782, the following proteins share a genomic window:
- a CDS encoding glutaredoxin has translation MRKFALFLIVLLLLAHGSVFWSMAESENKVTSVYFYSPTCASCNSMSDFLEDFSKNHKNFDLRKYDISDLRNKSLLDKYNEAYKVSAEDEGIVPVVFIRDKYYTDEQLIRANLEKVLSTPGAKTLEISISVQTHEKDISRFKGFTMPSVFLAGIINGLNPCSLSMLLFFLSLLAVKKDKILKIGMSFITGKFLAYVLLGTILFQFLSMFDFRLFNTVFKIIFAIVLLALIIMSIQDYFAAKAERYDKIRLQLPQAFRRFNHGVIKKISGFANLKIIVLLGFLLGMIISLGEFLCTGQIYLATIITIFQTNSQLSLQALISLIVYNSGVIIPLVILLFLVYKGKEIFDVSEAIRERLHIIKLINALILALFFILILLFF, from the coding sequence ATGAGAAAGTTTGCGCTTTTCCTTATAGTATTGTTATTGCTGGCACATGGAAGTGTTTTCTGGTCTATGGCAGAGAGTGAAAATAAAGTTACATCAGTATACTTTTACAGTCCCACATGTGCCTCCTGCAACAGTATGTCGGACTTTCTTGAAGATTTTAGTAAAAATCATAAGAACTTTGATTTGAGGAAGTATGATATATCTGATTTGAGAAACAAAAGCCTGTTGGACAAGTATAATGAAGCATATAAGGTTTCTGCGGAAGATGAGGGGATTGTTCCTGTTGTATTCATCAGGGACAAGTATTACACAGATGAACAACTAATCAGAGCTAATCTTGAAAAAGTGCTCAGCACCCCCGGGGCCAAAACACTGGAGATTAGCATTTCAGTCCAAACCCATGAAAAAGATATTAGTCGGTTTAAAGGCTTTACCATGCCAAGCGTATTCCTTGCAGGTATTATTAATGGGTTAAATCCCTGTTCCCTGTCCATGCTGCTGTTTTTCCTATCCCTGCTGGCTGTAAAGAAAGATAAGATACTGAAAATAGGAATGTCATTTATTACAGGCAAGTTTCTTGCATATGTGCTGTTGGGAACAATTCTGTTTCAGTTTTTGTCTATGTTTGATTTCAGGCTATTTAATACGGTTTTTAAGATAATATTTGCAATTGTGCTGTTAGCTCTGATTATTATGAGTATACAGGATTATTTTGCAGCCAAGGCTGAAAGATATGATAAAATACGCCTGCAACTTCCTCAAGCATTTAGAAGGTTTAACCATGGGGTAATAAAAAAAATATCGGGCTTTGCAAACCTGAAAATAATAGTGCTATTAGGCTTCCTGCTGGGAATGATTATATCCTTGGGGGAGTTTTTGTGTACAGGGCAAATCTATCTTGCTACTATTATTACAATATTCCAGACTAATTCACAGTTAAGCCTTCAGGCGTTGATTTCACTCATTGTGTATAATTCAGGAGTCATTATTCCCCTTGTAATATTGCTGTTTTTGGTGTACAAGGGCAAAGAAATTTTTGATGTCTCTGAGGCAATAAGAGAACGCCTTCATATTATAAAACTAATAAATGCGCTGATTCTGGCTTTATTCTTTATATTAATTCTTTTGTTTTTTTAA